CGCCACCGTCCCGATCGTTCCGCCGTGCACCACGACGGCGGAGGCTGCTCCGCCGATCAGGCCCGCCGCCGGCAGGGTGATCAGCCAGGCGACGGCCATCCGGCCGGCCGTGTTCCAGCGGACCTGCGACCGGCGGCGGCCGAGCCCGGCGCCGATGATGCTGCCGCTGCAGACCTGCGTGGTGGAGAGCGCGAACCCGAGGTGGGCGGAGCTGAGGATGACCGTGGCGGAGGCCGTCTCGGCGGCGAAGCCCTGCGGCGAGCGGATGTCGGTCAATCCCCGGCCCAGTGTCCGGATGATGCGCCAGCCACCGAGGTAGGTCCCCAGGCCGATGGCCAGGCCCGCGGTGAGGACCACCCAGGTCGGCGGCCCCGAACCGGAGGCCAGCGCGCCCGCGGAGATCAGGCTGAGGGTGATCACGCCCATCGTCTTCTGCGCGTCGTTGGTGCCGTGGGCGAGCGAGACCAGTGAGGCCGACCCGATCTGCCCGAACCGGAAGCCCCGGTCCACCGACGCCTCGCCGGCCCGCCCGCTGAGCCGGTAGGCCAGCCGGGTGGCCAGCAGTGCGGCGATCCCGGCGACCACCGGTGCGGCGAACGCCGGGATGATGATCTTTTCGAGCACCTCGGTGAAGTTCACGGCTTTCAGCCCCGCACCGACCCAGGCCGCGCCGATCAACCCGCCGATCAGCGCGTGCGACGAGCTCGACGGGAGTCCGAGCAACCAGGTGAGCAGGTTCCAGAGGATCGCGCCGACCAGCCCCGCGAAGATCATGCCCAGGGTGATGAGTCCGTCGTTCACGATGCCGCCGGAGATCGTTTTGGCCACCGCCGTGGACAGGAAGGCGCCGACCACGTTGAGGACGGCGCTCACCAGCACGGCCACCCTCGGGGGCAGCGCGCCGGTGGCGATCGACGTGGCCATGGCGTTCGCGGTGTCGTGGAAACCGTTGGTGAAATCGAACGCCAGGGCTGTGATGATCACCATCACGAGAAGGAACGTGATGTGGGTCATGCAGCCAGTAGAACAGCGCCCGATGCTGTCGCGCGCTGCGACACTCGCCGCAGCCGGTCCGATTGTCGGATTGCAGATGGCATACACACGATCCTTCCCGGCCAGGTTCGGGTCGAGCACGTTCGACCCGAACCCGGCCGGGAGGCACCCGGGATCGCCGGGCCGGAGCTAGGCGCGGGTCCTGGCCGGGGTCAGCCCCGGCCGGCCGGCCGACGGGCGGCGCAGCAGCCCGTCGAGGGCGAGACTGCCGGGCCCGGTGACCGCGAGGGCCAGGAAGGCCCAGCAGAACAGCACGGCGAGTTCACCGCCGTTCTGGATCGGCCACAGCGCCTTCTCCTGGTGCACCGAGAAGTAGGCGTAGGCCATCGAACCCGAGCACAGCAGGGCGGCCGGCCGGGTGCCGAGCCCAAGCAGCACCAGCACACCGCCCGCCAGCTGGATGAGCGCGGCCCACCATCCGGGCCACTGCCCGACCGGGACGGTGCCGCCGCCGCGCGTGCCGCCCAGCACCCCGAAGAGCGAGGCGGCGCCGTGGCACGAGAACAGCAGGGCGGTGACGATCCGGAACAGTGCCAGCGTGTGGGGCCTGGCGGGTTCGAGCACGGTACGGGGATCGAAGGACACGGGGACTCCTCGGTCGGCGTCCGGCCGGCGGCCGGTACGGGGATCGTTCGGACCCGGCGCCGGCCCCACTCCGGCGCCGTCGGGCAGTCCGGTCGTCCGTCACCCGGTCGCGGTCCCCGACCCGGCGCACCCGCACACGCCTCGACGGCGCGGGACAGGTGCGCCGCCCGGCCCGTGGGCGTCCGGCACCGGCGGGCGGACGTCGGTCCGGCCCGCCGGTCGAAGACCCCGGTGCCTGGTGCGGCCGTGCTGGGCTGCGCCGGGTGATCGGTTGACCTGGCACCGACAATTCTGTCGCACCGTCAGGTCCCGGCGGCAGTCCTGTGAACCTCAAAGATTCCTCAAGTCGCCGTTCCATGTCCGGAATCCGCCGCTCGGCGTCCGGCGCCGGACACCGGGCGACCCCCGTCGCCCCGTGGCCTTCGTTGCTCTCGTCACCCCGATGCCCCCGTTCGGCCCGCTGCGGCAGCCCCGCTCGCGCGTCGCGTCAGACCCGGCGGATCGTGTTGATCGGCATGGCGTCCGCCTTCATCACCTTGACCACGTCACCGCTGTGCGGCGCGTGCACCACCATCCCGTTGCCGATGTACATCCCGACGTGGTGCCGGTCGCTGCCGTAGATCACCAGGTCGCCGGGCTGCGCCTCGGCCAGCGAGGGCACCCGGGTGCCGACGTTGCCCTGCTCCTGGGAGGTGCGCGGCAGGGAGACGTTGGCCTGGCGGTAGGCCCACACCATCAGGCCCGAGCAGTCGAACATGTCGGGGCCGACGGAGCTCCAGTGGTACGGCGCGCCCTGCTTGCTCATCGCCTTGGCGACCGCGACACCGGCGTAGCCGCCGGCCTGCGGCAGCGAGCCGAGGTCCACCCGGACGGCGTCGCGCGAGGCGCGGCCGTCCCCCTGGGTGATCGAGGCGCGGTCGGCGGCGCTGAGCGAGTTCAGCAGCGCGTTCGCCTCCTGGAGCTTCTTGTTGACGTCCGCCTTGGCCTGGTTGAGCTCCTTGGTGGTCTCGTCCAGCGAGGAGAGGACGGCGGCGGCCTCGGTCTTCTGCTGGTCGAGCCGGCGCTGCTGGTCCTGAAGACCCTTCAGTGCCTCCGCCTGGCTGGAGGTGGCCTGCTGGACGCTGGTCGCCTGCTGGAGGTAGCCGGAGGGGTCGGAGGTGAGCATCAGCTGGACGGAGGGATCGATCCCGCCGGTGCGGTACTGCTCGCCGGCCACCTCGGCCAGGCCGATCTGAAGGTGGGTCATCTGCTCCTGGCCCCGGGCCACCTGGTCCTGGAGTTGGTCGGCCTGTTTACGCAGCTGGTCGGCCCGCTCCTTGGCGCCGTTGTAGCGTTCGGCGGCCTGCTCCTGTTCCGCGTTGAGCTGGTCGACCTGCGCCTTCACCTCCTCCTTCTTGGAGGGCGTGGTGGGCGCGGCGTGCGCGCTCATCTGGGCGGAGAGGGCGACTGTGGTCACCGCGGCAGCGGTGAGCACGGTCACCCGCGCGCGGCTCGGCTGCTTCGGACGGCGGTGGGAGGTCAAAGACCCACTCCTTCTTCCTGCGGACTCACTCGATCGAGTGAATTTCCGGAAATTAAGGTTTGACAACAACCTAGTAAAGCCAGGCGCATCCCACCACTCCCGTCCCACCAGGAACTTGCTTCCCCAGCACGGAATTCACGCGATCCACACACCGGCACCACCGGAGGGTTGACCGACTGTCAGCCAGGTCCGACCGGCGGCGGACCCGCGCGCCGAAGGCTGCCCCGTACCCATCGGTCCGCCGCTTCGCCCCGCCCGATCGTGAACGGCCCACCGACGCCGTCGCTCTCGCCCGGCCGCGAACGGGACGGCCCGCGGCGCTACCGGAGCCGATGTGCCCGCCCGCGTCCGGTGCGCGGGATGTCCGCTGCCTGGGCGGGCGGTACCGGGAGGGGGAAGCTGGCTGGCGAGGAAGTCACGCATGATCTGCAGGGCCTGCTCCGGGGGGACTTCGGCCCCGGGATCGTCCGGAAGTCCCTGGATCCGGATGCGGTGATGCTCCGCGAAGCCGCGGATTCCTTCGAAGGCCCGCCCTGCCCAGGGCGGAGAGGGTTCGGCCCGGCGGCAGGGCGTCCTCGACGTACCGGGGCACCGGACGCGGGGCCGGGGTGGGCCAGGTGCCGGGGGTCTCGCGGGGTCGTGAGGGTGAAGGCGTGCGAGATGGTCCGGGCGGCGGCGTCGCGCGCGGTGAACGGGGCGTCCGGGTCCCACTGTTCGCGCCGGGTCGCGATCAGCCAGGGTCGCGATCACTGAGGTGTCGCAGTGTTCCTCGTTGAACACCTGGCCCTCGGCCACCCAGGGGGAGACGACGACGGCGGGGACACCGTAGCGGTCGACCGTGAACCCGAGCTGCCCGGCCCGGGCCGACGGGTCGGGTGGCGGCACCGGGCCGGGCGGCCGGCGGCGGGCAGGGGACCGTGCGGCAGCCGTCCCTCGGTGTCGGTGGCGTTGCCTAGCATGACGGCATGCGTGAGTACTTCAGGGTGGGCGGGCGGCGGCTGTCGTATCTGGACTTCGGTGGTCCGGGCGTCCCGCTGCTGGCCCTCCACGGGCACTACAACGAAGCCTCGGCGTTCGAGCCGCTGGCCGGGGCACTGGCGCCACGCTGGCGGGTGATCGCGCTCGACCAGCGCGGGCACGGTGAGTCCGACCGGGCGCCGAGTTATGAACGGGACGACTACGTGGCCGACATCGCGGCGTTCCAGCGCCATCTGGGCCTCGGCCCGGTGGCGGTCCTCGGCCACTCCCTGGGCGGCGTGAACGCCTACCAGTACGCGGCGAGGCAGCCGGGCCGGGTCACCGCCCTGATCGTGGAGGACATCGGCGCGGTCGTGGACTGCGACTGGTCGTTCACCGAGCGGCTTCCCCGTGGCGCGTCGTCCCGCGGAGCGCTGATCGCGGCGCTCGGCGCGGCCGGGCCCTATCTGGAGTGTTCCGTACGGCGAACCGGGGACGGCTGGGGCTACTCGTTCGGCATCGAGGACACCGTGCGGTCCCAGCAGGCGCTCAACGGTGACCACTGGGACGACTGGACGGGGGTGCGGTGCCCGACCCTGCTCGTACGTGGAAGGCGGAGCGACGAACTGGCCGCCGACCACGCCCGTGCCATGGTGGCCGGCCGGGCCGAGCTGGTCGAGCTGGTCGAGCTGCCCACCGGGCACGTCGTGCACCACGACGCGCCGGCCGGGTTCGCCGATGCCGTCCGCTCCTTCCTGGCCAGGTGCGGCTCGTCCTGAGAGGGAGGCGACGAGCCGCCCGCCAGGACCTGGCCGCCCCGGGCCGACCGCTGCGCGCGGCCGGCCCCGAGCCGGCGTAGAGGGGCCCGGCGTACCGTCTCTGAGGGCCGAGAAGTCGGCTACAGCGCGGCCAGGTTGCCCTCCAGGTCGTCCAGGCCGAGCGAGCCCTGGGAGAGCGCCTTCATGTGCCAGGCCTTGAGGTCGAAGGCGGCGCCGTGCCGGGCCCGGGCCGCCTCCCGGCCCCGCAGCCAGGCGCGTTCGCCGAGCTTGTAGCCGATCGCCTGGCCGGGCCAGCCGAGGTAGCGGTTGATCTCGCTGATCCGGGCCGGTTCCGGGCTGCCGTTGTACGTGGCCATGAACTCCGTCGCCAGTTCCGGGGTCCAGGTCTCGCCGGGGTGGAACCCCGAGCCGGCCGGGACGGGCAGGCGCAGGTGCATGCCGATGTCGATGATCACCCGGATGGTGCGCAGCATCTGCTCGTCCAGGAAGCCCAGCCGGTGGGCGGGTTCGGCGAAGAAGCCGAGGTCGTCCATCAGGCGCTCGGAGTACAGCGCCCAGCCCTCCAGGTTGGCGCTGACCTTGCCGAGGGTGACCTGGTAGGTGGAGAGCCGGTCGGCGACGTGGTTCCACTGGGCGAGCTGCAGGTGGTGGCCGGGTACGCCCTCGTGGTACCAGGTGCTGACCAGCTGCCAGGTGGGGAAGGTGTCCCGGCCCAGGGTCGGCAGATAGGTGCGGCCGGGGCGGCTGAAGTCCAGGCTGGGGGCGGAGTAGTAGGCGGCGGCGGAGCTGCCGGGCGGTGCGATGCGGGACTCCACCTTGCGGACCGGGCCCTGGATGTCGAAGTGGGTGCCGTCGAGGGCGTCGATCGCGCCGTCCATGAGCTGCTGGAGCCAGTCGCGGATGCCGTCCTCGCCCTTGATCGCGTGCCCGTGCTCCTCCAGGTGCCGCATGGTGGCCAGCGCGCCGGCGCCCGGCAGCACCCGCTCGGCCTCGGCCGCCATCTCGACCCGCAGCCGGTGGAACTCCTCCCAGGCCCAGTCGTAGGCCTCCGCCACGTCGAGGTCGGCGCCGGTGCCGAAGCGTACGGCCCGCAGGTAGCGCTCGCTGCCGACGGCGTCCGGGGTGCCGGCGGCCGCGGGCAGGTAGGTGTCGCGCAGCCAGTCGCGGAACTCGGCGACGGCGGCGGTGGCCGACAACGCGGCTCCGTCGAGTTCGGGGCGCAGGGGCTCCGGGCCGCCGGCCGCGAACCCGGCGAACCAGCCGGCCCCGCCGTCGGTCTCGCCGGTCCAGGCGGTGAGCTGGTCGACGACCACGGCCGCCTGGCGGGGCGCGGAGAGCAGTCCGCGCGAGATGCCCTCGGCGAGCGTGCGGCGGTAGCCGTCCAGGGCACCGGGCAGGTTGCGCAGCCGGCCGGCCACGGTGGCCCAGTCCTGCTCGGTGGCGGTCGGCATCAGGGTGAAGATCTCGCGGACCTGGTGGACGGGCGCGGCGACGTTGCGCAGCTGGCGGAAGTTGTCCCCGGCCTCCTGGACGGCCAGGGCGGCGGTGAGGCGTTCGCGCAGCAGCCGTGCGCAGACCTCCTCGTCCGGGTCCCACCGGTCCGGGCCGCCGGTGC
The sequence above is a segment of the Kitasatospora sp. NBC_00240 genome. Coding sequences within it:
- a CDS encoding DUF885 domain-containing protein; amino-acid sequence: MADEMITPSRIADEHVARVAAHDPTVAAWLGLHPEDQRQPDLSPEGYQAADALNRRALAELDAAEATRTGGPDRWDPDEEVCARLLRERLTAALAVQEAGDNFRQLRNVAAPVHQVREIFTLMPTATEQDWATVAGRLRNLPGALDGYRRTLAEGISRGLLSAPRQAAVVVDQLTAWTGETDGGAGWFAGFAAGGPEPLRPELDGAALSATAAVAEFRDWLRDTYLPAAAGTPDAVGSERYLRAVRFGTGADLDVAEAYDWAWEEFHRLRVEMAAEAERVLPGAGALATMRHLEEHGHAIKGEDGIRDWLQQLMDGAIDALDGTHFDIQGPVRKVESRIAPPGSSAAAYYSAPSLDFSRPGRTYLPTLGRDTFPTWQLVSTWYHEGVPGHHLQLAQWNHVADRLSTYQVTLGKVSANLEGWALYSERLMDDLGFFAEPAHRLGFLDEQMLRTIRVIIDIGMHLRLPVPAGSGFHPGETWTPELATEFMATYNGSPEPARISEINRYLGWPGQAIGYKLGERAWLRGREAARARHGAAFDLKAWHMKALSQGSLGLDDLEGNLAAL
- a CDS encoding NlpC/P60 family protein: MTSHRRPKQPSRARVTVLTAAAVTTVALSAQMSAHAAPTTPSKKEEVKAQVDQLNAEQEQAAERYNGAKERADQLRKQADQLQDQVARGQEQMTHLQIGLAEVAGEQYRTGGIDPSVQLMLTSDPSGYLQQATSVQQATSSQAEALKGLQDQQRRLDQQKTEAAAVLSSLDETTKELNQAKADVNKKLQEANALLNSLSAADRASITQGDGRASRDAVRVDLGSLPQAGGYAGVAVAKAMSKQGAPYHWSSVGPDMFDCSGLMVWAYRQANVSLPRTSQEQGNVGTRVPSLAEAQPGDLVIYGSDRHHVGMYIGNGMVVHAPHSGDVVKVMKADAMPINTIRRV
- a CDS encoding alpha/beta fold hydrolase, giving the protein MREYFRVGGRRLSYLDFGGPGVPLLALHGHYNEASAFEPLAGALAPRWRVIALDQRGHGESDRAPSYERDDYVADIAAFQRHLGLGPVAVLGHSLGGVNAYQYAARQPGRVTALIVEDIGAVVDCDWSFTERLPRGASSRGALIAALGAAGPYLECSVRRTGDGWGYSFGIEDTVRSQQALNGDHWDDWTGVRCPTLLVRGRRSDELAADHARAMVAGRAELVELVELPTGHVVHHDAPAGFADAVRSFLARCGSS
- a CDS encoding DoxX family protein — protein: MSFDPRTVLEPARPHTLALFRIVTALLFSCHGAASLFGVLGGTRGGGTVPVGQWPGWWAALIQLAGGVLVLLGLGTRPAALLCSGSMAYAYFSVHQEKALWPIQNGGELAVLFCWAFLALAVTGPGSLALDGLLRRPSAGRPGLTPARTRA
- a CDS encoding inorganic phosphate transporter, which translates into the protein MTHITFLLVMVIITALAFDFTNGFHDTANAMATSIATGALPPRVAVLVSAVLNVVGAFLSTAVAKTISGGIVNDGLITLGMIFAGLVGAILWNLLTWLLGLPSSSSHALIGGLIGAAWVGAGLKAVNFTEVLEKIIIPAFAAPVVAGIAALLATRLAYRLSGRAGEASVDRGFRFGQIGSASLVSLAHGTNDAQKTMGVITLSLISAGALASGSGPPTWVVLTAGLAIGLGTYLGGWRIIRTLGRGLTDIRSPQGFAAETASATVILSSAHLGFALSTTQVCSGSIIGAGLGRRRSQVRWNTAGRMAVAWLITLPAAGLIGGAASAVVVHGGTIGTVAVAVAAVVAATVIYLLSRRSPVTADNVNDARTVTVNPQPAPAGN